ACATCTGCAGTGGGTTAGAAGTCTGTGCAGGGACACCAGCTCATACCGGTCTAATTCCAGTAGGGAGAGTTGTTTCGTGTCCTCTCTAGTTTCACACCGGGAAATTGTAACATTATAACTCCAGTATGTTTTCAGgaaattctcttttaatttaaggCTTTGCTACTAGTTAATTTTTATCGACTGGTGACTTTAGGTATTGCCCTGAATGTCGAAATGATGCAAGTGAGGTGGTTTTAgcaggagagaaattaaaagaaagtaaaaagaaacaaaagatggcATCCGCTAATTCATCCTCGCGGAGAGACTGGGGCAAGGTCAGtccaaaagctattttattttgaagaataatGTGTGTTACTTCCTTGAAATTCTTGGCTGATCGATCTTGCCCTTTGAAACAGGGTATGGCATGTGTTGGTCGCACTAAGGAATGTACCATCGTCCCCTCCAACCACTATGGACCAATTCCTGGAATTCCCGTCGGCACCATGTGGAAGTTCCGAGTTCAGGTATGAAGCTGAACCCTGGCCTGAGCCCCTATAGGGAAAATTGGGAATGATCCAGCTCTTCCGAGGCACCTGAAACAGTTAATCTTGGAGTGTGTGTCGCTGGACGTGTGAgtgcagaaaggaaagaattCTGGCTTTGTCTAGACCAAGTGTTCCATAACTAATGCCCCATTGTCTGCGcctttcaaggttttttttttttcctttggtcctgTTTTGGTGACTCAACCCCCAAACCAACGTATTTGTTTCCAGTAGTTTGTCCAGCAGATGTGTGGTGTCTCCCACTGGTTCTGCTGGTAACGGGTCTCTCTCGGGTACCTGGATACATTCAACAGGTTTTCTCATCCTGTTAGAAagttggggaagaaaaagccctGAATGACCCAGCTCTTGTCTTCCAGTATTAGATGGAGGCTGCTATTGCGAGTCTTTCAAAACCAATCTCCTTATACAGGCATTTAATTTTAATACCTACATTATTCTAAAATTCTGGGAACTTAATAAGCAATCTCAGCGCGAAGATCCAAATTTCTAAATCAACATCACAAAAAATACCCATGTGTTcaatttactgaaatatttaatgacttttttttttctttaaagccttttttctttttcttttctctgcctggAGCTTTTTGGAGGATAGTGGTGAAACACAGTTTCACACCATAATATAAGCAAACCAAATCTGAAATAGTACTCTTGCTTAATTTAGTTCCGAGACCGACAGATAGCGATGTTGTTTGTGGCCTGTTGACAGCAGTTGCCCAACAAATTCTGGTTTTGCCCCAGGTGAGCGAATCCGGCGTCCACAGGCCCCACGTAGCAGGTATCCATGGCAGAAGTAATGATGGTGCCTACTCCTTGGTTCTGGcaggaggctacgaagatgacaTAGTAAGTGAATCTTGACTATTTATGTCTGAGAACCAAACAAACTCATTGTTAAAACAAAGGCTTGACCTTAAGGCTTGACCTTAATTACTTTTTACACTCTATATTAGACACCCGTCTTGATGATACGTTCTTCAGAAGAAAACTAGGCAAAGGAATACTACAGTCCAGTAATATGTGTTAACCCAAGAAATGGGATAATCTGAACTAAGTTTAATATCCATGTGTCAGCTTTCAGTCCAGGGGTCCTTAGCTGCCTTCTCAGGGTGTGCATCGCGTCCGTGGTTTGAAGAGTCTCGTGGTACATGCTGCCAGGTCTTTGTGTGTCAGGGGAGTGTTCAGAGCAAAACTAGGGACAGAAGTTCTACTTCTGGCTGCACCGTTGGGTTCTGCTGGCCAGACCTGACCCCTCCAAGGCCGTACCAGGCTCTACCGCTCGTTCTTATGGGTCACCACTCGTGGAAAAGAGAGCCAGGAGTCTCAGTGGCCATACCAAGCCTGAATCCTGGCTGCAGGGTCACATACCAATGCAAGTGCTGAGGCACCAGTTATGGTTTCCTTCTCTGGAAGGTGCCCCCAGGCTTCCCGGCAGCTCCAGTGCCCGTGGTGAGCCGCTCCCTGGGCAGAGGTCTCTGTGAAGTGTGTGACAAGGCACCAGTTGTCACCCTGACTCCTCTCTTGGCAATGTAAGGGAGGACCATGGACTGAGTCTGGGAGCTTAAACGGAGGAagcacctttcctttttttcagaatATCATATTAGAGCTACTTGATTGAAAGACTCTTCTGcttttattgaattattttttttatgaatgtgTCGAAACCATCCATATACGTTTCAGGATCATGGAAATTCCTTCACATATACAGGGAGCGGAGGGCGTGATCTTTCCGGAAACAAACGCACAGCGGAACAGTCTTGTGATCAAAAACTCACCAACATGAACAGGTCAGCAACCTTCGCGCTCCATCCCTAACCTTAGGACTTGGCAACTGGGAACCCAAAACACTTTGTCCCGTTTCCAAAAGAAACTGGTGAGGTGGAAGAACTGTCAAAATTAGGTTTTGACTGTGGTGGAGGCTGCGGATCAGTCGTACAATGGAAATGCTTCTTAACAGTGAATGAATTAATGAAACAATTGTAAATGGTATTAGTCTCAAGGTAAATATTGACTGTAATTTAAGGAACAGAGTAGTAAATTAGCATAGACGTGTTTATATCCTCTTCTGAGGACCTTTGCAGCCACTGGTCACCCTGGGAGACCAGATTACTTGTAATTCTGGACTGTTATTCTTACAAATAAATGTGGATTGGAGTGGAGGAGGTGATCTGTGCAGTTACATCAGGGTAATGTAATGAAGAATCAGCGTATTTAAATTGTGGCTTCCAGTCAGGAGGCTTAATGACTATCTCCCAGAGTTCTCGGTGTTGTACAAGATACTTGAAAGTGTTCCTAGTtaagataaacaaacaaaatgactAGCTacatcttttttcctccaaaaagattCCGAAGGGGCTCCTCTATCTGCAAAGAGGCAACAGCTTCCAGTTTTTCAGCAGCCATTGCTGtggtttctgctgctcctctcagtATTGTACTCAACTCTATCAATGTGTTGCTCTGAGTAAAATACTATAGTTTAAATTTATTACTTGTTAGTAGCTGGTTTACTATGAAAACTTTGCTTCGCTCTGTCCTCCCTCTGATTCTGAAGGGTTCTGCCCTGTAAATACACTAAGTTGGTCAGATTTTCTCTTGCAGAGCTCTGGCTCTGAACTGCAGTGCCCCCATCAACGACAAAAACGGAGCTGAAGCCAAggactggagagctgggaaacCCGTCCGAGTAGTGAGGAACGTAAAAGGAGGCAAACATAGCAAATACGCTCCCGTAGAAGGGAACAGATACGATGGAATATATAAGGTAAGGATTTGAATTCCTTTACTGAATTAGGAGAATTTGGTTATGGCCAAAAGTGGGTTTTTATAGTGTATGATGGACTTGCATCTGACTTCTTTTAGGTTGTGAAATACTGGCCTGAGACGGGGAAATCTGGATTTCTAGTGTGGCGTTACTTGCTTAGGAGGGATGATGAAGAACCTGCTCCTTGGACCAAAGAAGGAAAGGACAGGATGAAAAAGCTCGGCCTAACAATGCAGGTACTCCTCTGGAACATCAGCAGGGTTCCCCCGGACAACAAACTCGATGGACATCAGGAATTCTTCTATTATACATTATATTGAGGATGATCCTTGCGTAAGAATCGAGATGGCCCCCCTTAGACTGAGAGGGACAAAAGTGCTTTCGGTCTTGTGgggtctttgttttctttttacatcagGAGGTTAAATGGACAAAACTCACTTTCTTGTACAGAATTCTCAGTCTGAGTAAGAGCTTTGGCAGAGCAGGGATCTATTATTTAAACGTGAGCAGTTCTCGAGACGTCGTTCTTCTGACCTGTAACTGTTTCTAAGTCTGTGAACGGGCGCGTTTGCATTGGAtgctctttgttttgtgttttcctgtaGTATCCTGAAGGGTATTTGGAAGTTGTTGCAAACAAagataaggagaaagaaaataatggagaTGATGAGTTTGATACCccggggaaaggaaagaggaaaaggaaatcagCAGGTTTGTGGCGTAGGCAAGTGGATATAGAAAGCCTTGTAGGTTTTTGTGCGTTTTATCTAGTTATTATTTTctggttgctttttgtttgtttgtttaagaagtCGTCGTGTTTTCTTTCAGGTGGGGAGGAAAAACTCATTACCTCTCCCACAGGGACTCCAAAGAAAACTAAAGTTGAGCCATACAAGCTGACATCTCAGCAAAAATCTCTTATAAAAAGTGACGAAGCCAATGAAAAACTGTGGAATGAAGTACTAGAAGCTCTCAAAGATGGACCGGTACGTCACACTTCTCTTTACAGGCATCAAGTGACAATTAATTAGTGTACTATCCCTAGACACAGAGTTCTTGGCTGCATAAAGAAACAGCCTCAGacccacagcttttttttttttcactgtagacATTCCCAGCCTAAATTTAATGTACTATATTTGAAGTCAGTAAGTAGGAGAAGAACTTGTTAAtgggactattttttttccttgttgaactTTATAGAAAAATTTTCTACATCTAAAGTAACCTATTGCGTTTAGTGAGCTGTATCTTTCGGAGAGCAGGAGCAACAAGATGATTCACGTGTTGTCTTTgcagaaatttctaaataaagTTGAAGAGGCCTTTTTGTGTATCTGCTGTCAGGAGGTCGTGTTTCGGCCGGTCACAACCGTATGCCAACACAACGTGTGCAAGGTGAGCCATCGGAACAGCTCTTCTGGCGAGGTCTATGGAGCCAATGAGCCTTGAGCTCGTTCAGTGGGGAGAGAACTGGTGGGGGTGTGtgtaggtttgggggtttttggccAGTAGTTAGTCCTCTAGCATGAGGCaggtttatattttaaaacttaatagaatcatagaattgtctaggttggaaaggacctctgagatggAGTCTAGCCATCAACCTGACACTACcagaaccaccactaaaccacggcCCTTGATTTGATGAAAGTTCTTGGGCATAGAAATTCTTTTGGCATGTGCTTTAAAGACAGTTCCACTATTGCATTGCTACGACCCGATTCTTACCCGATTCCTTTAAAAGATGACACAAGCCGCTCTGCAGGCTCAGTAGCGCTGCTGGATGACACTGATGGGTTCCACGGGGTTACAGAGGGTAGGGGGTTTGATGAATAATGGGTTTTTGCAGAAGCTCCAACAGTCTTTAGCGGCTACAGGGGAATTCTTGATCTTTAGAAATGTAATTGAATGAAATAACTCTACCATATATCTGAATCCTGTGTCCATGACTAAGGTGCTGtggtgaaaggagggtgtagccagggggggtcagcctcttctcccaagtcacaggcgataggacaagaggaaacggcctcaagttgcgccaggagaggttcaggttggaaaactTTTGAcgctgaaaaggttattaagctgaatgggctgcccagggaaggggttgaggcaccacccctggagggattcaaaagacgggttgacatagtgctgagtgACATGGT
This region of Numenius arquata chromosome 25, bNumArq3.hap1.1, whole genome shotgun sequence genomic DNA includes:
- the UHRF1 gene encoding E3 ubiquitin-protein ligase UHRF1 isoform X2 — encoded protein: MEDGHSLFDYSVGLNDIVQLLVRQSPAVLPAVSKEKDPELSDTDSGCGSGQSESDKSSHNGEGALELEGQPSTAAQHDWPDPGFGLYKINDLVDARDTNMGAWFEAQVVNVTRKKPTKESAESCTDPDQPTTVPEEDVIYHVKYEDYPENGVVELSSNDVRARARTILKWHQLEVGQVVMVNYNPDEPKERGFWYDAEILQKRETKMIKEINAKILLGEAGDSLNDCRITLVDEIYKIEEPGTASPISAGPLKRQNGPVCKACKDNPNKTCRICACHICGGKQDPDKQLMCDECDMAFHIYCLNPPLSSIPDDEDWYCPECRNDASEVVLAGEKLKESKKKQKMASANSSSRRDWGKGMACVGRTKECTIVPSNHYGPIPGIPVGTMWKFRVQVSESGVHRPHVAGIHGRSNDGAYSLVLAGGYEDDIDHGNSFTYTGSGGRDLSGNKRTAEQSCDQKLTNMNRALALNCSAPINDKNGAEAKDWRAGKPVRVVRNVKGGKHSKYAPVEGNRYDGIYKVVKYWPETGKSGFLVWRYLLRRDDEEPAPWTKEGKDRMKKLGLTMQYPEGYLEVVANKDKEKENNGDDEFDTPGKGKRKRKSAGGEEKLITSPTGTPKKTKVEPYKLTSQQKSLIKSDEANEKLWNEVLEALKDGPKFLNKVEEAFLCICCQEVVFRPVTTVCQHNVCKDCLDRSFRADVYSCPACRYDLGKNYTMQVNETLQSVLTQLFPGYGNGR